In Candidatus Brocadia sp., the following proteins share a genomic window:
- a CDS encoding N-acetylmuramoyl-L-alanine amidase, translated as MFRSEYFHSRAFFISKNFKLRRQSMYRKIVSVLSRNSKMYFRNRIMHQGERMVQCLSLVMIVVASGLCISTPFFTCAKIELAKRPSSPYLQDLEKLCHIAVNGRPWKYIVIHHSATAKGNAARFDHYHRKDRKWQHGLAYHFVIGNGSFSGDGEIEVGGRWEKQIHGAHTANMDCNRVAIGICLVGDFENGGAPTENQLDSLVRLIQYLSRKYNIASSDILQHKQVHQKCTACPGKNFPFAEIKTRLLQIASKGNNHIQEL; from the coding sequence ATGTTCAGGAGTGAATATTTTCACAGTAGGGCTTTTTTTATTTCTAAAAACTTTAAGTTAAGGCGGCAGTCTATGTATAGAAAAATAGTATCCGTATTGTCGCGAAACTCGAAGATGTATTTTAGGAATAGAATCATGCATCAGGGCGAGAGGATGGTTCAATGCCTTTCGCTCGTTATGATCGTGGTTGCATCGGGTTTGTGTATTTCTACCCCCTTTTTTACCTGTGCAAAGATTGAGCTGGCGAAACGGCCTTCTAGTCCCTATTTACAAGACCTTGAAAAACTCTGTCACATCGCTGTAAATGGACGTCCGTGGAAATATATCGTCATACATCATAGTGCCACCGCAAAGGGTAATGCTGCCAGATTTGATCACTACCACCGGAAAGACAGAAAATGGCAGCATGGCCTCGCTTATCATTTTGTAATTGGGAACGGTTCTTTTTCGGGAGATGGCGAGATTGAGGTTGGCGGGCGGTGGGAAAAACAAATTCACGGTGCGCATACAGCGAATATGGATTGCAACCGTGTAGCAATTGGGATTTGCCTGGTTGGTGACTTTGAAAATGGTGGAGCCCCAACTGAAAACCAACTCGATTCGCTCGTCAGACTTATTCAGTATCTTTCCAGAAAATACAACATCGCCTCATCCGATATATTACAACATAAGCAGGTGCATCAGAAATGTACCGCCTGCCCTGGTAAAAATTTCCCATTTGCAGAGATTAAGACAAGATTGCTGCAAATCGCGTCAAAAGGAAACAATCATATCCAGGAATTATAA
- a CDS encoding tetratricopeptide repeat protein → MSTVRSPAPCYFPTKLNKYLKNIAPYGILAVISVAVFINTLSNTFVYDDSATIVNNNLIKNWKNLHSIFSFHYFILSGELSYRPVVTLSYFIDYFLWGLNPAGFHLTNILIQTANTVLFYVFLKKVTKVETVAFVSTLLFITHPILTETVNSISYREDILAALFFLIAFVLFLKIDEKSLTRGKFFTYYAGSLFSCLLSLFSKEMAVTFPIMLMLFNVFSATPASPLRSMIKRAKGVYIGYFLITGFYLFIRFVLFRHAYIRLDQTQQGLFVMVKVIASYIKLLFFPFNLNADYVVPSVTAGIPSFIISVLFVITTVILLIRLCQNNKEHGFFLSWFFVTLLPVLNIIPIGNIMAERYLYIPIMGFCGAIGILIKNCTLKKNFTTICLGTVIVIFSGTSVHRNGIWRDELTLWHSTVNREPNSTRAHHNLGVVHSLKGFYDYAEFKYKKTLEINPRDVESHYNLGNAYERKGMPDTAIKEYQEALRYNPVYADAYNNLGGIYKNKRFFGRAIEFYKKAIQCNPFNPYYYNNLGLAYHENKLYKEAITEFRRTLQIDSGISTTHNNLGNTYKEMGNFGEALTEFKTALKLDPANADTHNNLGVVYIGTEQFDKAINEFDTAIQIDPKLANVHNNLGIAYAQKGYLDRAVNELNEAVARGFDNADVHNNLAGIYLTKGSTDNAIAELKMALKYNPADSNAHCNLGNAYMSKNLVDEAISEFKEAVKYHPDDGEIYYYLGNAFYRKGQYSESVDSLRRSVHYQPNNPLTHKMLGVIYANYLNNPSGALFHLNETLRLDPRQSMAKEIKEFISKLKK, encoded by the coding sequence ATGAGCACTGTTCGTTCTCCTGCGCCCTGTTACTTCCCCACAAAATTGAACAAGTATCTGAAAAACATTGCTCCTTATGGTATTCTGGCGGTAATATCGGTCGCCGTCTTTATTAACACCCTGAGCAATACCTTTGTTTACGATGACTCAGCAACCATCGTAAACAATAATCTGATTAAGAACTGGAAAAACCTCCACTCAATCTTCTCCTTTCATTACTTTATCCTCTCCGGAGAACTTAGCTATCGTCCCGTTGTTACGCTATCGTATTTTATCGATTATTTCCTTTGGGGTTTAAACCCTGCTGGTTTTCATCTTACAAACATCCTCATTCAAACAGCAAATACCGTATTGTTTTACGTCTTTCTGAAAAAGGTTACAAAGGTAGAAACAGTAGCCTTCGTCTCAACCTTATTGTTTATCACGCATCCAATCCTCACCGAGACGGTAAACTCCATTAGTTATCGGGAAGACATCCTTGCCGCGCTCTTTTTTTTAATCGCCTTCGTCTTATTCCTGAAAATTGACGAAAAATCTTTAACCCGGGGTAAATTTTTTACGTACTATGCAGGCTCTTTATTTTCCTGCCTCTTGTCGCTCTTTTCAAAAGAGATGGCGGTTACATTCCCTATCATGCTTATGCTGTTTAACGTCTTTTCTGCAACTCCCGCCAGCCCCCTTCGTTCAATGATAAAAAGGGCGAAAGGTGTTTACATTGGCTATTTTTTAATCACCGGTTTTTATCTGTTTATCCGGTTTGTTCTGTTTCGGCACGCGTACATTCGATTGGATCAAACTCAGCAGGGTCTATTTGTCATGGTTAAGGTTATCGCATCATATATCAAGCTCTTGTTTTTTCCATTCAATCTTAATGCAGACTATGTAGTTCCGTCGGTAACAGCAGGAATACCCTCTTTTATAATTTCAGTGCTTTTCGTAATTACAACCGTCATCCTTCTGATACGATTGTGCCAAAATAATAAAGAACATGGGTTTTTTCTGTCGTGGTTCTTTGTCACGCTTTTGCCGGTGTTAAATATAATTCCCATAGGGAATATCATGGCAGAACGATATCTCTATATTCCCATTATGGGTTTCTGTGGGGCTATAGGAATTCTTATCAAAAATTGTACTCTGAAAAAAAATTTTACAACAATATGCCTGGGAACCGTTATTGTTATTTTCAGCGGTACCAGTGTCCACCGGAACGGAATATGGCGGGATGAACTCACCTTATGGCATTCAACAGTCAATCGTGAACCTAACAGCACCCGTGCGCATCACAATCTCGGTGTCGTGCATAGTTTGAAAGGTTTCTATGACTATGCCGAATTTAAATATAAAAAGACGCTGGAAATTAATCCCAGGGATGTAGAGTCACACTATAACTTGGGAAATGCCTACGAGAGGAAAGGTATGCCCGATACTGCTATCAAAGAATATCAAGAGGCATTGCGGTATAATCCGGTTTATGCCGATGCCTATAATAATCTTGGTGGTATATATAAAAATAAACGGTTTTTCGGCAGGGCTATCGAATTCTATAAAAAAGCAATCCAATGTAACCCTTTCAATCCTTACTATTATAATAATCTTGGACTTGCATACCATGAAAATAAACTTTACAAAGAGGCTATTACAGAGTTTCGAAGGACATTACAAATAGACTCCGGGATTTCTACCACTCATAACAATTTGGGAAATACTTACAAGGAAATGGGGAACTTCGGGGAGGCATTGACTGAGTTCAAAACAGCGCTGAAGCTGGACCCAGCTAACGCTGATACCCATAACAACCTGGGAGTTGTTTATATAGGCACGGAACAATTTGATAAGGCTATCAATGAATTTGATACTGCAATTCAAATCGATCCAAAATTGGCAAATGTGCATAATAACCTTGGCATTGCCTATGCGCAGAAAGGTTATCTCGATAGGGCTGTTAACGAACTGAATGAAGCAGTTGCACGGGGATTTGACAATGCGGATGTACATAATAATTTAGCGGGGATATATTTGACGAAGGGATCGACAGATAACGCGATTGCGGAACTTAAGATGGCCTTAAAATATAATCCGGCAGATAGCAACGCCCACTGTAACCTGGGAAATGCGTATATGTCAAAAAATCTTGTGGATGAAGCTATTTCTGAGTTTAAAGAGGCCGTCAAGTACCATCCTGACGATGGAGAGATATACTATTATCTTGGAAACGCCTTTTACCGGAAAGGACAATACAGTGAATCGGTAGATTCTCTTCGCCGATCGGTTCACTATCAACCAAATAATCCATTAACACATAAAATGCTCGGCGTTATTTATGCAAATTACTTAAACAACCCTTCCGGGGCATTATTCCACCTGAACGAGACGCTAAGATTAGACCCTCGGCAATCCATGGCAAAAGAAATAAAAGAATTCATCAGCAAGCTGAAAAAATAA
- a CDS encoding succinate dehydrogenase iron-sulfur subunit → MEMKFKIYRFDPEANKEPYYQNYQISADPSDRILDCLNRIKWEQDGTLSYRMSCGHGVCGSDAMKINGRCALACQKLVKEYEGQEVVLEPLPSYKVLKDLVVDLEPFFEKVRLVRPYLISETVPPEKERSQSPENSKQLDTAIRCILCACCMGACPVVNKNERFIGPAPLVWAFRYIFDSRDDKYLERLRQLDYPDGAWGCVNHYECTRVCPKEIPVTKYINTIKQEIQKTKGKSGQV, encoded by the coding sequence ATGGAAATGAAATTCAAGATATACCGTTTTGATCCGGAGGCAAATAAAGAACCTTATTACCAGAATTATCAGATTTCCGCCGATCCTTCGGATCGTATACTGGATTGCCTCAACCGGATTAAATGGGAGCAGGATGGAACACTCAGTTACCGGATGTCCTGCGGCCATGGTGTGTGCGGTTCTGATGCCATGAAAATCAATGGCCGCTGCGCCCTGGCTTGCCAGAAGCTGGTAAAAGAATATGAAGGGCAGGAGGTAGTTCTGGAACCACTCCCCTCTTATAAGGTTCTCAAAGACCTGGTTGTGGACCTGGAGCCATTCTTCGAGAAAGTAAGACTTGTTCGTCCTTATTTAATCTCTGAAACCGTCCCTCCGGAAAAAGAGCGTTCGCAATCACCAGAGAACAGCAAACAACTGGACACTGCTATCAGATGCATTTTGTGTGCCTGTTGCATGGGTGCCTGCCCGGTGGTTAACAAAAACGAGCGGTTTATAGGTCCTGCCCCCCTGGTATGGGCATTCAGGTACATTTTTGATTCGCGGGATGATAAGTATCTGGAACGGCTCAGGCAACTGGATTATCCTGATGGAGCATGGGGATGTGTCAACCACTACGAGTGTACACGTGTTTGTCCAAAAGAGATCCCGGTTACAAAATACATCAATACCATTAAACAGGAGATACAGAAAACGAAAGGTAAAAGTGGTCAGGTATGA
- a CDS encoding succinate dehydrogenase flavoprotein subunit, giving the protein MEFKHDVLIVGAGLAGLRAAVEVAGVADVALISKVFSTRSHSGAAQGGIAGALGNEEPDSWEWHMYDTVKGGDFLTDQDAAEVLAQDALRAIYELEHMGVPFNRTPAGTIAQRAFGGHTRDFGKAPVKRACHAADRTGRVIMDTLYFESLRKGIKVYEEFYLLDLIMQENTVAGLVVYELATGAVHVFHSRVVVLATGGFGKVYKTTSNCFANTGDGVYLAYRAGMPLEDMEFVQFHPTGIYGLGVLISEAARGEGGMLRNGKGDRFMERYAPGLKDLAPRDVISRAIYDEIREGRGIDGRDYIHLDLTHLGKEHLAAKLSDISSFVRIYLGIDPARDLIPVQPTCHYMMGGIPTNLDGQVLGENQQVIQGLYAAGECACVSVHGANRLGCNSLLDLVVFGRRAGKKILQVLESLAWVSLPDHPEMDTLAKIDRLKMRQDGEKAGVLRNEMQEAMMAYCSVFRNKKDLNKALATIQSLMERYEGVAIDNRGLRFNTDLTEALELESLLNLSYIILVSALAREESRGAHFREDYPERDDQNWLKHTMIRKTNDGYNLFYKPVTITRFEPKPRVY; this is encoded by the coding sequence ATGGAATTCAAACACGATGTTCTCATAGTGGGCGCCGGGCTTGCCGGTTTGCGGGCCGCAGTAGAGGTGGCGGGAGTTGCGGATGTTGCCCTGATCAGTAAGGTGTTTTCCACCCGCTCTCATTCCGGTGCTGCCCAGGGGGGTATTGCCGGAGCACTGGGCAATGAAGAGCCCGATTCATGGGAATGGCACATGTACGACACGGTCAAAGGGGGGGATTTTCTCACTGACCAGGATGCAGCTGAAGTTCTGGCGCAAGATGCCCTCCGGGCTATTTATGAGCTGGAACATATGGGGGTTCCCTTCAACAGGACCCCGGCTGGTACCATTGCTCAGCGGGCATTTGGTGGCCATACCCGCGATTTCGGCAAGGCGCCGGTTAAAAGGGCATGTCATGCAGCCGACCGTACTGGCAGGGTAATTATGGATACCTTGTACTTCGAATCACTCCGGAAGGGGATTAAGGTCTATGAAGAATTTTATCTGCTGGATCTGATTATGCAGGAGAACACGGTTGCAGGTCTCGTGGTATACGAGCTTGCAACGGGTGCTGTTCACGTCTTTCATTCGAGGGTAGTCGTGTTAGCAACGGGTGGTTTCGGCAAGGTGTACAAAACTACCTCCAACTGTTTCGCGAATACCGGGGATGGGGTGTATCTTGCCTATAGGGCAGGGATGCCTCTTGAGGATATGGAGTTTGTTCAATTTCATCCCACCGGTATTTATGGCCTGGGTGTACTCATTAGTGAAGCAGCCCGCGGCGAAGGGGGTATGCTTCGGAATGGGAAAGGGGATCGGTTTATGGAAAGGTATGCCCCTGGTTTAAAAGATCTTGCTCCACGGGACGTCATTAGTCGTGCAATTTATGACGAAATTCGTGAGGGCAGGGGAATTGATGGTCGGGATTACATTCACCTTGATCTTACCCATCTGGGGAAAGAACATCTTGCAGCGAAGCTTTCTGATATTTCCTCCTTTGTCCGGATCTATCTGGGAATTGACCCGGCCAGGGATCTTATCCCCGTGCAGCCCACCTGCCACTATATGATGGGAGGGATTCCCACAAACCTGGATGGCCAGGTTCTTGGTGAAAACCAACAGGTGATACAAGGCCTTTATGCAGCCGGAGAATGCGCCTGTGTATCGGTGCACGGTGCTAACCGGTTGGGTTGTAATTCGCTACTTGACCTTGTGGTGTTTGGGCGCAGGGCGGGGAAAAAGATACTCCAGGTACTGGAAAGCCTTGCATGGGTCTCGTTGCCCGACCATCCAGAAATGGATACTCTTGCAAAGATCGATCGTTTAAAGATGCGACAGGATGGAGAAAAGGCCGGGGTATTGAGGAATGAGATGCAAGAGGCCATGATGGCGTATTGCTCCGTATTCCGTAACAAGAAAGACCTGAATAAAGCCCTTGCAACTATCCAGTCTTTAATGGAACGATATGAGGGAGTTGCAATAGATAATCGCGGACTCAGATTTAACACAGACCTTACGGAAGCCCTTGAATTAGAATCCTTACTCAACCTGTCATATATAATCCTGGTTTCTGCATTGGCAAGGGAAGAAAGCCGGGGTGCTCATTTCAGGGAAGATTATCCCGAAAGAGATGATCAAAACTGGCTCAAACATACCATGATCCGGAAAACTAATGACGGTTATAACCTCTTCTACAAGCCGGTGACTATTACGCGATTTGAACCAAAACCGAGGGTTTACTGA
- a CDS encoding septal ring lytic transglycosylase RlpA family protein produces MYKNLKIKNYSFLFIGIACVIGCGNTDVRKTDIKSIDIKKTDAKNNSNKQSDLYEEKGIASFISDDYDGKMTASGVRYDKNKLTAAHPSLPFGTKILITNLMNKRKVEVIVIDRFPRTANRIVNVSHRAGLELDLIESGIAKVGITIIEKTGQNFN; encoded by the coding sequence ATGTATAAAAACTTAAAAATAAAGAACTATTCATTTCTATTCATTGGCATTGCATGTGTTATTGGCTGTGGAAATACTGACGTCAGAAAAACTGATATTAAATCAATTGACATTAAAAAAACCGACGCCAAAAACAACAGCAACAAGCAATCTGATCTTTATGAGGAAAAAGGCATTGCTTCATTCATTTCTGATGATTACGATGGCAAAATGACCGCGAGTGGTGTCCGTTATGATAAAAACAAATTGACAGCTGCACATCCGTCGCTGCCCTTTGGAACAAAAATATTAATTACCAACCTGATGAATAAAAGAAAAGTTGAAGTAATTGTCATAGACCGTTTTCCTCGCACGGCGAACAGGATTGTGAATGTTTCACATAGGGCCGGTCTAGAATTAGATTTGATAGAGAGCGGGATTGCAAAAGTAGGTATAACGATCATAGAAAAAACCGGTCAGAATTTCAATTAA
- a CDS encoding abhydrolase domain-containing 18, giving the protein MIQYFMQAVDRLYFRAFPFKIRVPQRPDIYDFSSFTRKEYLENPELFYMKPERIPDFSITRVADVHCVKIFDVSFPSPVQTRYRENNAAYGIYFKTSGKKDSVSVILLHGWGRRNLWPEKKFARILARHNVNCFILKLPFHFERAPKGTFSGEYVLTGDISRTVEGTRQHIIEVRVVSSWLRKQGEKVGIVGISLGGMMAHLAMAVEAFDAGITLLGGGNNAGIIWEGIATNSVRDAHIKAGISREQANHIYQIVNPTLMAKHNKTKNLLMINGLYDEAVPVKFTTELWEALGRPKIRWYPCAHASMVFFAKSIIKDIIQFIHEIN; this is encoded by the coding sequence ATGATTCAGTATTTTATGCAAGCTGTTGATAGATTATATTTTCGTGCCTTTCCCTTCAAAATCCGTGTACCACAAAGACCTGATATATACGATTTCAGTTCCTTCACCCGAAAAGAGTACCTGGAAAATCCCGAATTATTTTATATGAAGCCAGAGAGGATACCAGATTTTTCAATAACCAGGGTTGCTGATGTCCATTGCGTAAAAATCTTTGATGTTAGCTTTCCTAGTCCTGTTCAGACCAGATATAGAGAAAATAACGCTGCTTACGGAATTTATTTTAAGACTTCCGGGAAAAAAGATTCCGTGTCGGTAATTCTTCTTCACGGATGGGGGAGAAGAAATCTTTGGCCAGAGAAAAAATTTGCCCGGATATTAGCCAGACATAATGTGAATTGCTTCATCCTTAAGCTTCCTTTCCATTTTGAAAGGGCACCGAAGGGTACTTTTAGTGGTGAGTATGTCCTTACGGGAGATATATCCAGGACAGTTGAAGGGACGCGTCAGCATATCATAGAAGTCAGGGTGGTTTCATCCTGGCTCAGGAAACAGGGGGAAAAAGTTGGTATCGTAGGAATTAGCCTGGGCGGCATGATGGCACATCTGGCAATGGCTGTGGAGGCGTTTGATGCTGGGATCACACTGTTGGGGGGTGGTAATAATGCGGGTATTATCTGGGAGGGAATAGCAACAAACAGTGTAAGAGATGCCCATATAAAGGCTGGCATTAGCCGTGAACAAGCCAACCATATTTACCAGATTGTTAACCCTACCCTCATGGCAAAACACAATAAAACAAAGAATCTACTCATGATAAATGGACTTTATGATGAGGCCGTGCCCGTGAAATTTACAACGGAACTGTGGGAGGCATTGGGAAGGCCGAAGATAAGGTGGTATCCCTGCGCACATGCAAGCATGGTTTTTTTTGCAAAAAGCATTATAAAGGATATAATTCAGTTCATTCATGAAATAAATTAG
- a CDS encoding NAD-dependent deacylase — translation MLLSQGKDHIKVFYKEVAKLLVDLKQCVALTGAGISAESGIPTFRSQGGLWEKYDPAVYASIEVFRKDPSKYWTLRGDFIRNYDSYQPNKAHLALAELEQLGIVRCVITQNIDGLHKKAGSKHVIEVHGSLREIYCLTCGKEYRAPHIPGGTPPYCSCGGVLKPNTVLFGEQLPRDALMKAQEESARCKIMLLVGTSAVVQPAASLPFLAKQNGAQIIEINIEKAFPDADYFVMEKAGTALPRIVEEIKKI, via the coding sequence ATGTTGCTGTCTCAAGGGAAAGATCATATTAAGGTTTTCTATAAAGAAGTTGCGAAATTACTGGTTGATCTCAAGCAGTGTGTGGCGCTGACGGGTGCCGGCATATCGGCAGAAAGTGGAATACCTACCTTCAGATCACAGGGCGGGCTCTGGGAAAAGTACGATCCGGCAGTGTATGCCTCAATTGAAGTTTTCAGGAAAGATCCTTCAAAATACTGGACATTGCGGGGGGATTTTATCAGGAACTACGACAGTTATCAGCCAAATAAGGCCCACCTAGCCCTGGCAGAACTTGAGCAATTGGGAATCGTACGATGCGTGATAACACAGAATATCGATGGTCTGCACAAAAAGGCCGGTAGTAAACATGTTATTGAGGTTCACGGAAGCCTCAGAGAGATCTACTGTCTGACATGCGGCAAGGAATATAGGGCACCACATATTCCCGGTGGAACACCACCCTATTGTTCGTGCGGAGGCGTCCTGAAACCAAATACCGTTTTGTTTGGAGAGCAGTTACCACGGGATGCGCTCATGAAGGCACAGGAAGAATCTGCAAGGTGCAAGATAATGCTCCTCGTCGGTACATCTGCCGTTGTCCAACCGGCGGCATCTTTGCCTTTTCTGGCAAAACAGAACGGGGCTCAGATTATTGAAATCAATATTGAGAAGGCCTTTCCCGATGCAGATTATTTTGTTATGGAAAAGGCAGGAACGGCCCTTCCCAGGATCGTTGAGGAGATAAAAAAGATTTGA
- a CDS encoding SWIM zinc finger domain-containing protein has product MKEARLSLKNLEENFKELTWNDLLNWAGSRTLKRGEDYFKRGRVTNLRITPGGILANVSGTNEYTTLVAIHGQGRQKEVVSDCTCPYGSGCKHAVATLLAFSQAIKDKRKVPMAQSKDPDIMKMKGLDDGEYEEDDYDDPGDTQTRSKKSSAKSNPDNDIAEFLDQHDKEFLKKLVIMLANKYPEVYTELLDSARLAGGKVEKLISSIRSEIDNITSEPAWHNHWSGEGNPADFSRVKSMILHLFDQGYYDAVITIAGELLEKGNAYVETCDDEGDSALQISECLEIGFQAVKKCEWPNVRKIMFIIEAELQDEYDLCGGTHGILESIRDTSAWSAVADDLSDRLAHLPSSKNSNNEFSSNYRRDRISNFLISALEKSGRNEEVLPLCKKEAKITGSWLRYVERLIGAKKYDEAREAAEEGIKQVGQKYPGIGSTLREHIAKLAEKSGDYHSILFLRQEEFLEYPCLKNYNKLIEAAVNTKSETTIRDWALQFLETGNVLTRGDIKAPQKIKERYSKSFPAYDVLIDIAEKEKDADKVLHWYRQSYAKDRWFSEKHVQVAHAIAGKYPDEALKIWCALAENQIALTKPSAYEIAVGYLKQVRDIYRKTHRTKEWESYVAVLREINKKKIRFIQSLRTLTGERII; this is encoded by the coding sequence ATGAAGGAGGCAAGATTGTCATTGAAAAACCTGGAAGAGAACTTTAAAGAATTAACCTGGAATGATTTGCTGAATTGGGCTGGCAGCCGTACCTTAAAAAGAGGAGAAGATTATTTCAAGCGCGGCAGGGTTACGAACTTGAGAATTACACCGGGTGGAATTCTTGCCAATGTTTCCGGTACCAATGAATATACAACCCTCGTTGCGATACATGGGCAAGGTCGGCAGAAGGAAGTTGTCTCTGATTGTACCTGTCCCTACGGCAGCGGTTGCAAGCATGCCGTCGCCACGCTCCTGGCATTTTCCCAGGCAATTAAAGACAAGAGAAAAGTACCAATGGCTCAATCGAAGGACCCGGACATCATGAAGATGAAAGGACTTGACGACGGTGAGTACGAAGAAGATGACTACGATGATCCCGGAGATACCCAAACCCGATCAAAAAAGTCTTCCGCTAAATCAAACCCGGACAACGATATCGCAGAGTTTCTTGACCAGCACGACAAGGAGTTCCTGAAGAAATTAGTGATAATGCTTGCAAACAAGTATCCGGAGGTTTATACAGAACTTTTAGACAGTGCACGGTTAGCCGGTGGCAAGGTGGAAAAACTCATTTCCAGTATACGAAGCGAGATAGACAATATCACATCAGAACCGGCATGGCACAATCATTGGTCAGGCGAAGGAAACCCGGCAGATTTTAGCAGGGTGAAGTCTATGATATTGCATCTTTTTGACCAGGGTTATTATGATGCCGTTATTACTATTGCCGGGGAATTGCTGGAAAAAGGTAATGCTTACGTTGAAACTTGTGATGACGAAGGTGATTCAGCTTTGCAAATTTCTGAATGCCTGGAAATCGGATTTCAAGCGGTTAAAAAGTGTGAATGGCCAAACGTCAGGAAGATTATGTTCATCATAGAAGCGGAATTACAGGACGAATATGATCTGTGCGGTGGTACCCACGGGATCTTAGAATCAATACGTGACACATCGGCATGGTCTGCAGTGGCAGACGATTTATCAGACAGGCTTGCCCATTTGCCATCCTCAAAGAATTCTAACAACGAGTTTAGCAGTAATTACCGGAGAGACCGCATTTCCAATTTTCTTATCTCTGCCTTAGAAAAATCGGGCAGGAACGAAGAGGTACTTCCCTTATGCAAGAAAGAGGCAAAAATCACCGGCAGCTGGTTACGGTATGTTGAGAGGTTGATCGGGGCAAAAAAATATGATGAGGCCAGGGAAGCTGCGGAAGAGGGCATAAAGCAGGTTGGCCAAAAGTACCCGGGAATTGGGAGTACCCTGAGGGAACATATTGCAAAACTTGCAGAAAAAAGCGGCGACTATCATTCAATCTTATTCCTACGACAGGAAGAATTTTTAGAGTATCCTTGCCTGAAAAATTACAATAAACTCATAGAAGCAGCGGTCAACACGAAAAGCGAAACAACGATCAGGGACTGGGCACTACAGTTTTTAGAAACGGGAAACGTGCTTACCCGAGGAGATATAAAGGCCCCACAAAAAATCAAAGAAAGGTATTCCAAAAGTTTCCCTGCATATGATGTATTAATTGATATAGCGGAAAAGGAGAAAGACGCTGATAAGGTATTGCATTGGTACAGACAGTCTTACGCTAAGGATCGTTGGTTTTCCGAAAAACATGTCCAGGTTGCCCATGCTATCGCAGGAAAGTACCCTGACGAGGCGCTAAAGATATGGTGCGCATTGGCAGAAAATCAAATTGCGTTAACGAAGCCATCAGCGTACGAAATAGCAGTGGGCTATCTGAAACAGGTGCGTGACATTTATCGAAAGACCCATCGGACGAAGGAGTGGGAATCTTATGTAGCCGTTTTAAGAGAAATCAATAAAAAGAAGATACGATTTATACAAAGTTTACGTACCCTTACCGGAGAAAGGATTATATAG